A section of the Paenibacillus yonginensis genome encodes:
- a CDS encoding ROK family protein — translation MKQTGDLFLVKKINKSIVLDMIRSRSPISRAKVSELTGLNKTTVSSLVNELIDEHLVHEMGPGKSSGGRKPLMLLFNEQAGYAIGVDVRIDSVTAVLTDLGGAIKDHCWFQLESNSAEHICGVVVRAVRELSARAPESPYGIIGVGVGVPGIVDEQGSVLFAPNLHWSGVPLQQMLTEELQLSVVIDNEANAGAVGEHKYGAAQDTDNLLYVSVSHGIGTGILLGGHLYRGSSGFAGEAGHFSIKLDGEPCSCGNKGCWELYASENALLLEAAKLDSVRKHTGGNPPALEDLIRLAEDGDPQVIAVMEHVGRHLGIGISNLINLFNPQRVIIGNRIALIEPWIAKPLYDTVKERSLSFHYARVSLEISRLKLDSGVLGAASFALQAFFAKTQISL, via the coding sequence ATGAAGCAAACCGGAGATTTGTTCCTAGTTAAGAAAATTAATAAGTCAATTGTGCTGGATATGATACGCAGCCGTTCCCCCATTTCCAGAGCCAAGGTTTCAGAATTGACCGGCCTTAATAAAACAACGGTCTCCAGCCTCGTCAACGAACTGATCGATGAACATCTGGTTCACGAAATGGGACCCGGCAAATCCAGCGGCGGACGCAAGCCGCTTATGCTGCTGTTTAACGAGCAGGCCGGTTATGCCATCGGCGTAGACGTGCGGATCGACTCGGTGACAGCCGTTTTGACCGACCTCGGCGGAGCGATCAAGGACCACTGCTGGTTTCAGCTGGAATCCAATTCGGCTGAACATATTTGCGGGGTTGTTGTTCGGGCCGTCAGGGAGCTGTCTGCACGTGCGCCGGAAAGCCCTTACGGGATTATCGGTGTAGGCGTTGGTGTGCCCGGCATCGTGGATGAGCAGGGCTCCGTCCTGTTCGCCCCCAACCTGCATTGGTCGGGCGTTCCCCTCCAGCAAATGCTGACCGAGGAGCTGCAGCTTTCTGTAGTCATTGACAATGAGGCCAATGCCGGCGCTGTCGGTGAACACAAATACGGGGCGGCCCAGGATACCGACAATCTTTTATACGTCAGTGTCAGCCACGGGATCGGAACCGGCATCTTATTAGGAGGACACCTGTACCGGGGTTCGTCCGGATTTGCCGGAGAAGCCGGCCATTTCTCCATCAAGCTGGACGGCGAACCCTGCTCTTGCGGCAACAAGGGCTGCTGGGAGCTTTATGCCTCAGAGAATGCGCTGCTGCTTGAAGCAGCCAAGCTTGACAGCGTGCGCAAGCACACGGGGGGCAACCCGCCTGCCCTAGAGGATCTGATCCGGCTTGCCGAAGACGGCGATCCTCAGGTGATTGCCGTTATGGAGCATGTCGGCCGCCATCTGGGCATCGGCATCTCCAATTTAATCAATCTGTTTAATCCTCAGCGCGTCATTATCGGCAACCGGATCGCTTTAATCGAACCTTGGATTGCCAAACCGCTGTATGACACGGTTAAAGAGAGATCTTTATCTTTTCATTACGCGAGAGTAAGCCTGGAAATCTCCCGCCTTAAGCTGGATTCCGGCGTGCTGGGAGCAGCTTCGTTTGCGCTGCAGGCCTTTTTCGCCAAAACCCAGATTTCTTTATAA
- a CDS encoding aldose 1-epimerase, giving the protein MNQYQAYEGTYQGEKAVWLKAGRYEAVLLPETGGNLIAFKDVEKGYSFLREPEVGKIEEFKTSPGVYGIPVLFPPNRYEDGKFPWNGQTLQFPVNEEATGNHLHGFLHTVPWEVEELGTTEQESFVTAKIQVDENSRVYGHFPFVFTMKLRYSLSQDGLSQHVFIKNDGQQTMPRLLAFHTAINAPFAKESDSSDYKVKLTLGDRWELSERMLPTGRYQNLSAFDQGLKGEGVYPFAESMDNHYTAVPQQGRNRMELTDSRLKLTLVYDVGTSYKQWMIWNNGGTPGFFCPEPQMNLVNAPNVDLPAEEIGLFGLEPGEIWEETSRLYVKEAR; this is encoded by the coding sequence ATGAACCAATACCAGGCATATGAAGGAACCTATCAGGGGGAGAAAGCAGTTTGGCTGAAGGCGGGGCGTTATGAAGCGGTGCTGCTGCCCGAGACCGGCGGCAATCTGATTGCTTTCAAGGATGTCGAGAAGGGGTACAGCTTTCTGAGAGAACCCGAGGTAGGGAAGATCGAGGAATTTAAAACGTCTCCAGGCGTTTATGGCATTCCCGTATTATTCCCGCCAAACCGCTATGAAGACGGCAAGTTCCCTTGGAACGGGCAGACCCTTCAATTTCCGGTGAATGAAGAAGCTACAGGCAATCATTTGCATGGATTTCTACATACGGTTCCGTGGGAAGTAGAAGAGTTAGGGACAACCGAACAGGAAAGCTTCGTTACGGCTAAAATTCAGGTGGACGAGAACAGCAGGGTGTACGGCCATTTTCCGTTTGTATTTACGATGAAGCTGCGTTATTCGCTCAGCCAAGATGGCTTAAGCCAACATGTATTCATCAAAAACGACGGACAGCAGACCATGCCTCGTCTTCTCGCCTTCCACACGGCCATTAACGCTCCTTTCGCGAAAGAAAGCGATAGCAGCGACTATAAGGTGAAGCTGACCCTCGGAGATCGCTGGGAGCTGTCAGAACGGATGCTGCCGACAGGGCGTTATCAGAACTTGTCTGCTTTTGACCAGGGGCTCAAAGGAGAGGGCGTCTATCCGTTTGCAGAATCCATGGATAACCATTATACTGCCGTGCCGCAGCAGGGCCGCAACCGGATGGAGCTGACGGACAGCAGACTGAAGCTGACGCTCGTATATGATGTCGGTACTTCTTATAAACAGTGGATGATCTGGAATAACGGCGGGACACCGGGTTTCTTCTGTCCGGAACCGCAGATGAATCTGGTGAATGCACCCAATGTGGATCTTCCGGCTGAGGAGATTGGATTGTTTGGTCTTGAACCCGGGGAAATTTGGGAAGAAACGAGCCGTTTGTACGTGAAGGAAGCCAGATAA
- the xylA gene encoding xylose isomerase translates to MSHFSDINVIAYEGPSSKNPLAFKHYNPKEVVAGKTMEEHLRFATAYWHTFVADGTDMFGRGTALRPWDSYSGLDQAKFRVEASFEFYEKLGVPYFCFHDVDIAPEGDTLQETNKNLDVIVAMMKDYMKTSKAKLLWNTANMFTNPRYTHGAGTSSNAVVYARAAAQVKKGLEVGKELGAQNYVFWGGREGYETLLNTDMAFELDNLARLYRMAIDYAKEIGFDAQFLIEPKPKEPTKHQYDFDAATTIAFLYRYDLKDHFKLNLEANHATLAGHTFEHELRVARDNGVLGSLDANQGDVLLGWDTDEFPYDLYTTTLTMHEVLKNGGLGKGGVNFDAKVRRGSFEPVDLFYAHIAGMDAYAKGLKVAAKMIEDNYFENIVADRYSSFKSEVGESIVSGKATLKSLEEFALQNNPVNNKSGRLELIRATLNQYILGDL, encoded by the coding sequence ATGAGTCATTTTTCTGATATTAATGTAATCGCTTACGAAGGTCCGTCCTCCAAAAACCCGCTTGCATTCAAACATTATAATCCTAAAGAAGTAGTAGCCGGCAAAACGATGGAAGAGCATCTGCGTTTCGCAACCGCTTACTGGCATACTTTTGTAGCTGACGGTACGGATATGTTCGGCCGCGGTACAGCGCTTCGTCCATGGGACAGCTACAGTGGCCTGGATCAAGCAAAATTCCGTGTGGAAGCTTCTTTTGAATTCTATGAGAAATTAGGCGTTCCATACTTCTGCTTCCACGATGTCGATATCGCACCGGAAGGCGATACCCTTCAGGAAACGAACAAAAACCTGGATGTTATCGTTGCGATGATGAAGGATTACATGAAGACCAGCAAAGCCAAACTGCTGTGGAATACGGCTAACATGTTCACCAATCCGCGTTACACGCATGGCGCCGGTACGTCCAGCAATGCTGTCGTTTATGCCCGTGCTGCTGCTCAAGTGAAAAAAGGCCTGGAAGTCGGCAAAGAGCTTGGCGCACAAAACTATGTATTCTGGGGCGGCCGCGAAGGTTATGAAACCCTGCTGAACACCGACATGGCGTTTGAGCTTGACAACCTGGCGCGCCTCTACCGCATGGCGATTGACTATGCGAAAGAAATCGGCTTTGATGCTCAATTCCTGATCGAACCAAAACCAAAAGAGCCAACCAAGCACCAATATGATTTCGATGCGGCCACAACGATTGCTTTCTTGTATCGCTACGATCTGAAAGATCATTTCAAACTGAACCTGGAAGCCAACCATGCTACGCTTGCCGGACATACGTTTGAGCATGAGCTGCGTGTTGCCCGCGACAACGGCGTGCTCGGTTCCCTTGACGCCAACCAAGGCGATGTGCTGCTCGGCTGGGATACGGACGAATTCCCGTACGATCTGTACACCACCACTTTGACTATGCATGAAGTGCTGAAGAACGGCGGCTTGGGTAAAGGCGGCGTAAACTTCGACGCTAAAGTGCGCCGCGGTTCCTTCGAGCCGGTTGACCTGTTCTATGCTCATATTGCGGGAATGGACGCTTATGCGAAAGGATTAAAAGTGGCTGCCAAAATGATCGAAGACAACTACTTCGAGAACATTGTTGCTGACCGCTACTCCAGCTTCAAGAGCGAAGTGGGCGAGTCCATCGTTTCCGGTAAAGCAACGTTGAAATCCTTGGAAGAATTTGCGCTGCAAAATAACCCTGTCAACAACAAATCCGGCCGTCTTGAGCTGATCCGCGCTACGCTGAACCAATACATCCTTGGAGATCTGTAA